A single Triticum dicoccoides isolate Atlit2015 ecotype Zavitan chromosome 2A, WEW_v2.0, whole genome shotgun sequence DNA region contains:
- the LOC119354410 gene encoding pumilio homolog 24-like isoform X2: MVGGRDHQQEESRGGGGGTKGKPQPVTAKEKRVTAKEVSESRKPDYNLKKDIEVLWGKMIGRHLSKDDIIKLVTEALRKMDWKYLEFLDPIHVCSGSHTQESGKVRTHIIRILKKQIMKLDVSDYGCLVLFEELTKQLKEIILISLNRSIFDQV; this comes from the exons ATGGTCGGTGGCCGCGACCACCAACAAGAGGAatcgcgaggcggcggcggcggcaccaaGGGGAAGCCGCAGCCCGTCACTGCCAAGGAAAAGCGGGTCACAGCTAAG GAAGTGTCGGAGTCGAGGAAGCCCGACTACAACCTTAAGAAA GACATCGAAGTACTATGGGGAAAGATGATAGGTCGTCATTTGAGCAAGGATGATATAATCAA GCTAGTTACCGAGGCCCTCCGTAAAATGGATTGGAAATATTTGGAATTTCTGGATCCCAT ACATGTGTGTAGTGGTTCTCACACTCAAGAGAGTGGCAAG GTTAGGACGCATATTATCAGAATCTTGAAGAAGCAGATTATGAAGCTTGATGTCAGTGATTATGGATGCCTT GTTCTATTTGAAGAGCTGACAAAGCAGTTAAAGGAAATCATATTGATAAG CTTAAACAGGTCCATCTTTGACCAAGTATAG
- the LOC119354410 gene encoding uncharacterized protein LOC119354410 isoform X3, whose protein sequence is MVGGRDHQQEESRGGGGGTKGKPQPVTAKEKRVTAKDIEVLWGKMIGRHLSKDDIIKLVTEALRKMDWKYLEFLDPIHVCSGSHTQESGKVRTHIIRILKKQIMKLDVSDYGCLVLFEELTKQLKEIILIRPGDANCCSYCTHFAHII, encoded by the exons ATGGTCGGTGGCCGCGACCACCAACAAGAGGAatcgcgaggcggcggcggcggcaccaaGGGGAAGCCGCAGCCCGTCACTGCCAAGGAAAAGCGGGTCACAGCTAAG GACATCGAAGTACTATGGGGAAAGATGATAGGTCGTCATTTGAGCAAGGATGATATAATCAA GCTAGTTACCGAGGCCCTCCGTAAAATGGATTGGAAATATTTGGAATTTCTGGATCCCAT ACATGTGTGTAGTGGTTCTCACACTCAAGAGAGTGGCAAG GTTAGGACGCATATTATCAGAATCTTGAAGAAGCAGATTATGAAGCTTGATGTCAGTGATTATGGATGCCTT GTTCTATTTGAAGAGCTGACAAAGCAGTTAAAGGAAATCATATTGATAAG ACCGGGAGACGCCAATTGCTGCAGCTATTGCACACACTTTGCTCACATTATCTGA
- the LOC119354410 gene encoding pumilio homolog 24-like isoform X1, whose amino-acid sequence MVGGRDHQQEESRGGGGGTKGKPQPVTAKEKRVTAKEVSESRKPDYNLKKDIEVLWGKMIGRHLSKDDIIKLVTEALRKMDWKYLEFLDPIHVCSGSHTQESGKVRTHIIRILKKQIMKLDVSDYGCLVLFEELTKQLKEIILIRPGDANCCSYCTHFAHII is encoded by the exons ATGGTCGGTGGCCGCGACCACCAACAAGAGGAatcgcgaggcggcggcggcggcaccaaGGGGAAGCCGCAGCCCGTCACTGCCAAGGAAAAGCGGGTCACAGCTAAG GAAGTGTCGGAGTCGAGGAAGCCCGACTACAACCTTAAGAAA GACATCGAAGTACTATGGGGAAAGATGATAGGTCGTCATTTGAGCAAGGATGATATAATCAA GCTAGTTACCGAGGCCCTCCGTAAAATGGATTGGAAATATTTGGAATTTCTGGATCCCAT ACATGTGTGTAGTGGTTCTCACACTCAAGAGAGTGGCAAG GTTAGGACGCATATTATCAGAATCTTGAAGAAGCAGATTATGAAGCTTGATGTCAGTGATTATGGATGCCTT GTTCTATTTGAAGAGCTGACAAAGCAGTTAAAGGAAATCATATTGATAAG ACCGGGAGACGCCAATTGCTGCAGCTATTGCACACACTTTGCTCACATTATCTGA